The proteins below come from a single Mycobacterium parmense genomic window:
- a CDS encoding CoA transferase, with product MADSTAPRPLDGFRVLDFTQNIAGPLAGQVLADLGAEVIKVEAPGGEAARHITAVLPGRPPLATLFLPHNRGKKSVLADLTDDDTKHQIMRLVDTADVVLEGFRPGVMERMGLGPDDLRARNPRLIYARLSAYGGNGPHGSRPGVDLMVAAEAGMTTGMPTPTGKPQIIPFQLVDAASGHVLAQAVLAALLNRERHGVTDVVRVAMYDVAVGLQAGQLTVHLNKPSEPAEPDSAPKPKKRKGVGFATQPSDAFKAADGYLVISAYVPKHWAKLCEIIGRPDLRDDERFASQRSRALNYPELTEELESALAAKTAAEWVELLQEGGLMACLANTWKQVVNTPLFAENELALRVGSGEDAVTVVRTPARYSSFDAVATDPPPAPGQHNDAFLAAPQPAP from the coding sequence ATGGCAGACAGCACGGCCCCCAGACCGCTCGACGGATTCCGGGTGCTCGACTTCACCCAGAACATCGCCGGACCGCTGGCGGGGCAGGTGCTGGCCGATCTCGGGGCCGAGGTCATCAAGGTCGAGGCGCCCGGCGGTGAGGCCGCCCGGCACATCACCGCGGTGCTGCCCGGCCGCCCGCCGCTGGCCACGCTGTTCCTGCCGCACAACCGCGGCAAGAAGTCGGTGCTCGCGGACCTGACCGACGACGACACCAAACACCAGATCATGCGGCTGGTCGACACCGCCGACGTCGTGCTGGAGGGCTTCCGCCCCGGGGTGATGGAACGCATGGGCCTGGGTCCCGACGACCTGCGGGCGCGCAATCCCAGGCTGATCTACGCGCGGCTGTCGGCCTACGGCGGCAACGGCCCACACGGCAGCAGGCCGGGCGTCGACCTGATGGTCGCGGCGGAGGCCGGCATGACCACCGGGATGCCCACCCCCACCGGCAAACCGCAGATCATCCCGTTTCAGCTCGTCGACGCCGCCAGCGGCCACGTGCTGGCCCAGGCGGTGCTGGCCGCGCTGCTCAACCGCGAGCGCCACGGGGTGACCGACGTCGTCCGGGTCGCGATGTACGACGTCGCGGTGGGCCTGCAGGCCGGCCAGCTCACCGTCCACCTGAACAAGCCGAGCGAGCCGGCCGAACCGGATTCGGCGCCAAAGCCCAAGAAGCGCAAGGGAGTCGGGTTCGCCACCCAGCCGTCGGACGCGTTCAAGGCGGCCGACGGCTACCTGGTGATCAGCGCCTACGTGCCCAAGCACTGGGCCAAACTGTGCGAGATCATCGGCCGGCCCGACCTGCGCGACGACGAGCGGTTCGCCAGCCAGCGTTCGCGCGCCCTGAACTATCCGGAACTGACCGAGGAGCTCGAGTCGGCGCTGGCCGCCAAGACCGCCGCCGAGTGGGTGGAGTTGTTGCAGGAAGGCGGGCTGATGGCCTGCCTGGCCAACACCTGGAAGCAGGTGGTCAACACCCCGCTGTTCGCCGAGAACGAGCTGGCCCTGCGCGTCGGCAGCGGCGAAGACGCCGTCACGGTGGTTCGCACCCCGGCGCGCTACTCGAGCTTCGACGCGGTGGCCACCGATCCCCCGCCCGCCCCCGGTCAGCACAACGACGCGTTCCTGGCCGCGCCGCAGCCCGCGCCCTGA
- a CDS encoding AMP-binding protein, with product MRTWVRRAALEVWSLLLYARSGGLRWIPPGRAVAVLRALDRYGLLGAATVITAARDRDGLALIDERGPLSFGELDDRTNALAHQWRRRGLGPGAGVGILAGNHRGFVESVFAAGKCGASVLLLNTGFGGAQLAEMVAREGVDMLVYDDEYAAVVADVRPRLGRFRAWADDPGPDTLDALIDDGDPRPPPASGGRPKIVILTSGTTGVPKGAARSEPYSLIPVGGLLGKVPFRGREVTACCVPLFHSLGFSHAMYAMVLGSTLVLRRHFDPRQALAGVAAHRASAMIVVPIMLRRILDLGPQALAEHDLSSLRIVFVGGSQLGAALATRAMRALGPVVYNMYGSTEVAYATIATPADLAAEPGCVGAVVPGSVVKVFTDDRHEAPPGTPGRIFVGNVLAFEGYTGGGTKESIMGLMSTGDVGHFDRHGRLFIDGRDDDMIVSGGENVYPGEVEEALAHHPGLADAAVVGVDDEEFGQRLRAYVVARPDAAPTEQEIKEFVRNRLARFKVPRDVVFLDELPRNAGGKVLKRVLNSRV from the coding sequence GTGCGGACCTGGGTGAGGCGTGCGGCGTTGGAGGTCTGGTCGTTGCTGCTGTACGCGCGGTCCGGGGGGCTGCGCTGGATCCCGCCGGGCCGGGCGGTGGCGGTGCTGCGCGCACTCGACCGCTACGGCCTGCTGGGGGCGGCGACGGTGATCACCGCCGCACGCGACCGCGACGGGCTGGCGCTGATCGACGAGCGCGGGCCGCTGAGCTTCGGCGAACTCGACGACCGCACCAACGCGCTTGCCCACCAGTGGCGCCGCCGCGGCCTCGGCCCGGGCGCCGGCGTCGGGATCCTGGCCGGTAACCACCGGGGCTTTGTGGAGTCGGTGTTCGCCGCCGGGAAATGCGGGGCGAGCGTCCTGCTGCTCAACACCGGATTCGGCGGCGCGCAGCTCGCCGAGATGGTGGCCCGCGAGGGCGTCGACATGCTGGTCTACGACGACGAGTACGCCGCCGTCGTCGCCGACGTTCGCCCGAGGCTGGGGCGGTTCCGGGCCTGGGCGGACGACCCCGGCCCCGACACCCTCGACGCGCTGATCGACGACGGTGACCCGCGTCCGCCGCCCGCGTCCGGGGGCCGGCCCAAGATCGTCATCCTGACCAGTGGGACGACCGGGGTGCCCAAGGGCGCCGCGCGCTCGGAGCCCTACTCGCTGATACCGGTCGGCGGCCTGCTCGGCAAGGTGCCGTTCCGCGGGCGGGAAGTCACCGCATGCTGTGTGCCGCTGTTTCATTCGCTGGGCTTCAGCCACGCCATGTACGCGATGGTGCTCGGCTCGACCCTGGTGCTGCGACGCCACTTCGACCCGCGGCAGGCCCTGGCGGGCGTGGCCGCGCACCGGGCCAGCGCGATGATCGTCGTGCCGATCATGTTGCGGCGCATCCTCGATCTCGGGCCGCAGGCCCTCGCCGAGCACGACCTGTCGTCGCTGCGCATCGTGTTCGTGGGCGGCTCCCAGCTGGGCGCCGCGCTGGCCACCCGCGCGATGCGTGCGCTGGGGCCGGTGGTCTACAACATGTACGGGTCCACCGAGGTCGCCTACGCCACCATCGCCACCCCCGCCGACCTGGCGGCCGAGCCGGGGTGCGTGGGCGCGGTGGTGCCCGGCTCGGTGGTCAAGGTTTTCACCGACGACCGGCACGAGGCCCCGCCGGGCACGCCGGGGCGCATCTTCGTGGGCAACGTGCTGGCCTTCGAGGGCTACACCGGCGGCGGCACCAAGGAGTCGATCATGGGGCTGATGTCCACCGGCGACGTCGGCCACTTCGACCGGCACGGCCGGCTGTTCATCGACGGCCGCGACGACGACATGATCGTCTCCGGTGGGGAGAACGTCTACCCGGGAGAGGTCGAGGAGGCGCTGGCGCATCACCCCGGCCTCGCCGACGCCGCCGTGGTGGGGGTCGACGACGAGGAGTTCGGTCAGCGGCTGCGCGCCTATGTCGTGGCGCGCCCGGACGCGGCGCCCACCGAGCAGGAGATCAAGGAATTCGTGCGAAACCGGTTGGCGCGGTTCAAGGTTCCGCGCGACGTCGTGTTCCTCGACGAGCTGCCCCGCAACGCGGGCGGCAAGGTGCTCAAGCGGGTGCTGAACAGCCGGGTATGA
- a CDS encoding cation transporter: MAISSALAGDCAVSAPLDIGWQRSAEWARRLAWVSLAVVLVEGVVGLWQGLAVGSVALTGWALGGVSEALASAMVVWRFSGARTFSQHAERRAQRGVAVSFWLTAPYIAAESLRELTGGHHAETSVIGIALTAAGLLLMPILGRANRRLGERLDSGATEAEGIQNYLCAAQAAGVLVGLAAAALWSGGWRIDPAVGLGIAGVAAWQGVRAWRGHDCGC, from the coding sequence ATGGCCATTTCCTCCGCCCTCGCCGGTGACTGCGCCGTCAGCGCGCCGCTCGACATCGGCTGGCAGCGCAGCGCCGAGTGGGCGCGCCGGCTGGCGTGGGTCAGCCTGGCGGTCGTGCTCGTCGAGGGTGTGGTCGGGCTGTGGCAGGGCCTGGCTGTCGGGTCCGTCGCACTCACCGGGTGGGCGCTCGGTGGGGTGTCCGAGGCCCTGGCCAGCGCGATGGTGGTGTGGCGCTTCAGCGGAGCCCGCACCTTCTCGCAGCACGCCGAGCGGCGCGCGCAGCGCGGCGTGGCGGTGTCGTTCTGGCTGACCGCCCCCTACATAGCCGCCGAATCCCTTCGGGAGTTGACCGGTGGGCACCACGCCGAGACGTCGGTGATCGGCATCGCGCTGACGGCCGCCGGGCTGCTGCTCATGCCGATCCTGGGGCGGGCCAACCGCCGGTTGGGCGAGCGGCTGGACTCGGGAGCCACCGAAGCCGAAGGCATCCAGAACTATCTGTGCGCCGCCCAGGCGGCCGGGGTGCTGGTCGGCCTGGCCGCCGCGGCGCTGTGGTCCGGCGGCTGGCGGATCGACCCGGCGGTCGGGCTGGGCATCGCCGGCGTCGCCGCGTGGCAGGGCGTTCGGGCCTGGCGCGGCCACGACTGCGGCTGTTAG
- a CDS encoding DUF1490 family protein yields MAAYGLLAKAASTVATGLVGVTAYELVRKAVARAPLHETAVSAAELGLRGTRKAEEAAESARLKLADVMAEARERIGEEAPTPSVTDAHQHDH; encoded by the coding sequence ATGGCGGCGTACGGGCTCTTGGCGAAAGCGGCATCGACGGTGGCCACCGGCCTGGTCGGGGTGACGGCCTACGAGCTGGTGCGCAAGGCGGTGGCCAGGGCGCCGCTGCACGAGACCGCGGTCTCGGCGGCCGAACTCGGGCTGCGCGGGACCCGCAAGGCGGAGGAGGCGGCGGAGTCGGCGCGGCTCAAGCTCGCCGACGTCATGGCCGAGGCCCGCGAACGCATCGGCGAGGAAGCCCCCACCCCGTCGGTCACCGACGCCCACCAGCACGACCACTGA
- a CDS encoding LCP family protein, with amino-acid sequence MPVQRVIRVVAAALTLVVVLGTGVAWSNVRSFEDGIFHMSAASLGKGGDDGAIDILLVGLDSRTDAHGNPLSQEELETLRAGDEEATNTDTIILIRIPNNGKSATAISIPRDSYVQAPGLGKTKINGVYGQTREAKRANLVKAGDSAQDAAAQGTQAGRDALIKTVADLTGVTVDHYAEIGLLGFALITDALGGVDVCLKEPVFEPLSGADFPAGQQRLSGPEALSFVRQRHELPRGDLDRVVRQQVVMASLAHRVISGQTLSSPATIKRLEAAVQRSVVISAGWDVMDFVQQMQKLAGGNVAFATIPVLDGAGWSDDGMQSVVRVDPHQVQEWVGSLLHDQEQGKTEQIAYTPDKTTASVVNDTDINGLAASVSQVLTSKGFATGTVGNNDGGHVKASQVRAAKGDDLGAQQISKELGGLPVVPDPSLAPGSVRVVLANDYTGPGSGLSDGGLVSAAAVSKAGGAADPNVPAPSPILTAGSDKPECIN; translated from the coding sequence ATGCCTGTGCAACGTGTGATTCGTGTGGTTGCCGCTGCGCTGACCCTCGTGGTGGTCCTGGGCACCGGGGTCGCGTGGAGCAATGTCCGGTCCTTCGAAGACGGCATCTTCCACATGTCCGCGGCCTCGCTCGGCAAAGGCGGCGACGACGGCGCGATCGACATCCTGCTGGTCGGGCTCGACAGCCGCACCGACGCGCACGGCAACCCGCTCTCGCAGGAGGAGCTCGAGACCCTGCGCGCCGGCGACGAGGAAGCCACGAACACCGACACGATCATCCTGATCCGGATCCCCAACAACGGGAAGTCGGCGACCGCGATCTCGATCCCCCGCGACTCCTACGTCCAGGCCCCGGGCCTGGGCAAGACCAAGATCAACGGCGTCTACGGCCAGACGCGCGAGGCGAAGCGGGCCAACCTGGTCAAGGCCGGCGACTCCGCTCAGGACGCCGCGGCGCAGGGCACCCAGGCCGGGCGGGACGCCCTGATCAAGACCGTCGCCGACCTCACCGGCGTCACCGTCGACCACTATGCCGAGATCGGGCTGCTCGGCTTCGCCTTGATCACCGACGCGCTCGGCGGCGTCGACGTCTGCCTCAAAGAGCCGGTGTTCGAACCGCTGTCGGGCGCGGACTTCCCCGCCGGCCAGCAGCGGCTGTCCGGCCCGGAGGCGCTGAGCTTCGTCCGCCAGCGCCACGAGCTGCCGCGCGGTGACCTCGACCGGGTGGTCCGCCAGCAGGTGGTGATGGCCTCGCTGGCTCACCGGGTGATCTCCGGCCAGACGTTGTCCAGCCCCGCGACGATCAAGCGGCTGGAGGCGGCGGTCCAGCGCTCGGTGGTGATCTCGGCGGGCTGGGACGTCATGGACTTCGTCCAGCAGATGCAGAAGCTGGCCGGCGGCAACGTCGCCTTCGCCACCATCCCGGTGCTCGACGGGGCCGGCTGGAGCGACGACGGCATGCAGAGCGTGGTGCGGGTGGACCCGCACCAGGTGCAGGAGTGGGTCGGGAGCCTGCTGCACGACCAGGAGCAGGGCAAGACCGAGCAGATCGCCTACACCCCCGACAAGACCACCGCCAGCGTGGTCAACGACACCGACATCAACGGGCTGGCGGCATCGGTGTCGCAAGTGCTGACGTCCAAGGGCTTCGCCACCGGCACCGTCGGCAACAACGACGGCGGCCACGTCAAGGCCAGCCAGGTGCGGGCGGCCAAGGGCGACGACCTGGGCGCGCAGCAGATCTCCAAGGAGCTGGGTGGCCTGCCGGTGGTCCCGGACCCCTCGCTGGCACCGGGATCGGTCCGGGTGGTGCTGGCCAACGACTACACCGGCCCGGGCTCCGGGCTTTCCGACGGCGGCCTGGTGAGCGCCGCCGCGGTGTCCAAAGCCGGAGGGGCGGCCGACCCGAACGTTCCGGCGCCCTCACCGATCCTGACCGCCGGCTCCGACAAGCCGGAGTGCATCAACTGA
- the ctpC gene encoding manganese-exporting P-type ATPase CtpC → MRVSVDWVRGDSRRAVAVEESVAHQAGVRAVHAYPRTGSVVVWYSPRRADRPAVLAAIGAAARVAPELIPARAPHSDEIRNADVLRMVVGGAALALLGVRRYVFARPALLGPNGRVLATGVTVFTGYPFLRGALRSLRSGRAGTDALVSAATVASLVLRENVVALTVLWLLNIGEYLQDLTLRRTRRAISELLRGSRDTAWIRLTDGPQAGTEVQVPTDSLQIGDEVVVHDHVAIPVDGEVVDGEAIVNQSAITGENLPVSVVAGAHVHAGSVVVRGRLVVRAQAVGNQTAIGRIIARVEEAQHDRAPIQTVGETFSRRFVPTSFIVSALTLAVTGDVRRAMTMLLVACPCAVGLATPTAISAAIGNGARRGMLIKGGSHLERAGRVDAIVFDKTGTLTVGRPVVTNIVAMHKDWEPEQVLAYAASSEIHSRHPLAEAVIRSTEERHISIPPHEECEVLVGLGMRTWADGRTLLLGSPSLLRSEKVRVSKKASEWVDRLRRQAETPLLLAVDGTLVGLISLRDEVRAEAPEVLEQLRAGGVRRIVMLTGDHPEIAEVVAGELGIDEWRAEVMPEDKLEVVRELQEAGFIVGMVGDGINDAPALAAADIGIAMGLAGTDVAVETADVALANDDLHRLLDVRDLGSRAVDVIRENYGMSIAVNAAGLLIGAGGALSPVLAAILHNASSVAVVANSSRLIRYRLD, encoded by the coding sequence ATGCGGGTGTCGGTCGACTGGGTGCGCGGCGATTCCCGGCGCGCCGTGGCCGTCGAGGAGTCCGTCGCCCACCAGGCCGGCGTGCGCGCGGTACACGCCTACCCGCGCACCGGCTCCGTCGTCGTCTGGTACTCGCCGCGGCGCGCCGACCGGCCCGCGGTGCTGGCGGCGATCGGCGCCGCCGCGCGCGTCGCCCCCGAGCTCATCCCGGCGCGGGCCCCGCACTCGGACGAGATCCGCAACGCCGACGTGCTGCGCATGGTCGTCGGCGGCGCGGCGCTGGCCCTGCTGGGCGTGCGGCGCTACGTGTTCGCGCGGCCGGCGCTGCTCGGACCGAACGGGCGGGTCCTGGCGACCGGCGTCACCGTCTTCACCGGCTATCCGTTCCTGCGCGGGGCGCTGCGCTCCCTGCGCTCGGGGCGCGCCGGCACCGACGCGCTGGTGTCGGCCGCGACCGTGGCCAGCCTGGTGCTGCGCGAGAACGTCGTCGCCCTGACCGTGCTGTGGCTGCTCAACATCGGCGAGTACCTGCAGGACCTGACGCTGCGCCGGACCCGGCGCGCCATCTCCGAGCTGCTGCGCGGTAGCCGGGACACGGCGTGGATCCGCCTGACGGACGGGCCGCAGGCCGGCACCGAAGTCCAGGTACCCACCGACAGCCTGCAGATCGGCGACGAGGTGGTGGTGCACGACCACGTCGCCATTCCGGTCGACGGCGAGGTCGTCGACGGCGAGGCGATCGTCAACCAGTCCGCGATCACCGGCGAGAACCTGCCGGTCAGCGTCGTGGCGGGTGCACATGTGCACGCGGGCTCGGTGGTGGTGCGCGGCCGTTTGGTGGTGCGCGCCCAGGCCGTCGGCAACCAGACGGCCATCGGCCGCATCATCGCCCGCGTCGAGGAGGCCCAGCACGACCGGGCGCCCATCCAGACGGTGGGCGAGACCTTCTCCCGCCGGTTCGTGCCCACGTCGTTCATCGTGTCCGCGCTGACCCTGGCCGTCACCGGTGACGTCCGCCGCGCGATGACGATGCTGTTGGTCGCCTGCCCGTGCGCGGTCGGCCTGGCCACGCCGACCGCGATCAGCGCCGCGATCGGCAACGGCGCCCGCCGCGGCATGCTGATCAAGGGCGGCTCCCACCTGGAGCGGGCCGGGCGGGTCGACGCGATCGTCTTCGACAAGACCGGGACGTTGACCGTCGGGCGCCCCGTGGTCACCAACATCGTTGCGATGCACAAAGATTGGGAGCCCGAGCAGGTGCTGGCCTACGCGGCCAGCTCGGAGATCCACTCGCGGCACCCGCTGGCCGAGGCGGTGATCCGCTCGACGGAGGAACGCCACATCAGCATCCCGCCGCACGAGGAGTGCGAGGTCCTGGTGGGCCTGGGCATGCGGACCTGGGCCGACGGCCGGACCCTGCTGCTGGGCAGCCCGTCGCTGCTGCGCTCGGAGAAGGTCCGGGTGTCGAAGAAGGCGTCGGAATGGGTGGACCGGCTGCGGCGCCAGGCCGAGACACCGCTGCTGCTGGCGGTGGACGGCACGCTGGTGGGGTTGATCAGCCTGCGCGACGAGGTGCGCGCCGAGGCGCCCGAGGTGCTCGAGCAGTTGCGGGCCGGCGGGGTGCGCCGAATCGTGATGCTCACCGGCGACCACCCCGAGATCGCCGAGGTCGTCGCCGGTGAACTCGGGATCGACGAGTGGCGGGCCGAAGTGATGCCCGAGGACAAGCTCGAGGTGGTACGCGAGCTGCAGGAAGCCGGCTTCATCGTCGGCATGGTCGGCGACGGCATCAACGACGCGCCGGCGCTGGCCGCTGCCGACATCGGCATCGCCATGGGTTTGGCCGGCACCGACGTCGCCGTCGAGACCGCCGACGTGGCGCTGGCCAACGACGACCTGCACCGCCTGCTCGACGTGCGGGACCTGGGTTCGCGCGCGGTGGACGTCATCCGGGAGAACTACGGAATGTCCATCGCCGTCAACGCCGCCGGGCTGCTGATCGGGGCGGGCGGTGCGCTGTCCCCCGTGCTGGCCGCGATCCTGCACAACGCGTCCTCGGTGGCGGTGGTGGCCAACAGCTCCCGGCTGATCCGCTACCGGCTGGACTGA
- a CDS encoding class I SAM-dependent methyltransferase, which produces MARTDNDSWDLATSVGATATMVAAGRARATRDALIDDPFAEPLVRAVGVDFMTRWAAGELSSDEVDEPGAPWGMQRMTDMLAARTRYIDAFFAEAGNAGIRQVVILASGLDARAYRLPWAAGTTVYEIDQPEVIEFKTATIAKLGAQPTAEVRAVPIDLRHDWPSALREAGFDTAQPTAWAAEGLLGFLPPEAQDRLLDDISALSANASRLVAEVFMNSGTNGDALNAASEKWRENGLDIALGDLGFPGERNDAATHLERRGWRPVKTPLNQLLADSGLPLQSTEPGAPFAQNYYCTAVLDRAG; this is translated from the coding sequence ATGGCGCGCACCGACAACGACAGCTGGGATCTGGCCACGAGCGTGGGGGCCACCGCCACCATGGTGGCCGCCGGACGGGCCCGGGCCACCCGGGACGCACTGATCGACGACCCGTTCGCCGAGCCGCTGGTGCGCGCCGTGGGCGTCGACTTCATGACGCGGTGGGCCGCCGGCGAACTGAGCTCCGACGAGGTCGACGAGCCGGGCGCGCCGTGGGGCATGCAGCGCATGACCGACATGCTGGCCGCGCGCACGCGCTACATCGACGCGTTCTTCGCCGAGGCGGGCAACGCCGGCATCCGCCAGGTCGTCATCCTGGCCTCGGGCCTGGACGCGCGCGCCTACCGGCTGCCCTGGGCGGCGGGCACCACGGTCTACGAAATCGACCAGCCGGAGGTCATCGAATTCAAGACCGCCACCATCGCGAAGCTGGGCGCGCAGCCCACCGCCGAGGTGCGGGCCGTCCCGATCGACCTGCGGCACGACTGGCCGTCGGCGCTGCGGGAGGCCGGGTTCGACACCGCACAGCCCACCGCCTGGGCGGCCGAGGGCCTGCTCGGTTTCCTGCCGCCGGAGGCACAGGACCGGCTGCTCGACGACATCAGCGCGCTCAGCGCGAACGCCAGCCGGCTGGTGGCCGAGGTCTTCATGAACTCCGGCACCAACGGGGACGCCCTGAACGCCGCGAGCGAGAAATGGCGGGAGAACGGCCTGGACATCGCCCTCGGCGACCTCGGCTTCCCCGGGGAGCGCAACGACGCGGCCACCCATCTGGAGCGGCGCGGCTGGCGCCCCGTTAAGACACCCCTGAACCAGTTGTTGGCCGACAGCGGGTTACCTTTGCAAAGCACGGAACCCGGGGCGCCGTTTGCCCAGAACTACTACTGCACCGCGGTGCTGGACCGGGCCGGCTGA
- the rfbD gene encoding dTDP-4-dehydrorhamnose reductase, which produces MSGRIVIAGGGGQLGACLASLAAGQGRDTVACTSSQWDITDAAAAERLVGRGDVVINCAAYTDVDGAESDEARAYAVNAEGPGHIAKACARAGARLIHVSTDYVFSGDFGGAQPRPYEPSDPTDAHGVYGLSKLAGERAVQEAYPDASNCVVVRTAWVYTGGTGKDFVAVMRRLAGGDKPVNVVDDQTGSPTYVADLAAALLQIVDDGVPGPILHAANEGACSRFEQTRAIFEECGADPSRVHPVSTAEFPRPAPRPTYSALSGRESAAAGLTPLRPWRDALVAALAAAATDADGPRPLPSTRD; this is translated from the coding sequence ATGTCGGGACGCATTGTCATAGCCGGAGGCGGTGGTCAGCTGGGTGCCTGCCTGGCGTCGCTGGCCGCCGGTCAGGGACGCGACACGGTCGCGTGCACGTCGTCGCAGTGGGACATCACCGATGCGGCCGCCGCCGAACGGCTGGTCGGGCGCGGCGACGTCGTGATCAACTGCGCCGCCTACACCGACGTCGACGGAGCCGAGAGCGACGAGGCCCGCGCCTACGCGGTCAACGCCGAGGGCCCGGGTCACATCGCGAAGGCCTGCGCCCGCGCCGGCGCCCGGCTGATCCACGTGTCCACCGACTACGTGTTCAGCGGCGACTTCGGCGGGGCGCAGCCCCGCCCGTACGAGCCCAGCGACCCCACCGACGCGCACGGGGTGTACGGCCTGAGCAAGCTCGCAGGCGAACGGGCCGTGCAAGAGGCGTACCCGGACGCCTCCAATTGCGTCGTGGTCCGCACCGCCTGGGTCTACACCGGCGGCACCGGCAAGGATTTCGTCGCCGTCATGCGCCGGCTGGCCGGCGGCGACAAGCCGGTGAACGTGGTCGACGACCAGACCGGCTCGCCGACCTACGTCGCCGACCTCGCCGCCGCGCTGCTGCAGATCGTCGACGACGGCGTGCCCGGCCCCATCCTGCACGCGGCCAACGAGGGCGCGTGCTCCCGGTTCGAGCAGACCCGCGCGATCTTCGAGGAGTGCGGCGCCGACCCGTCGCGCGTGCACCCGGTCAGCACGGCCGAGTTCCCGCGACCGGCGCCGCGGCCCACCTATTCGGCACTGTCGGGCCGCGAATCCGCCGCGGCGGGGCTGACCCCGCTGCGGCCCTGGCGGGATGCGCTCGTGGCGGCGCTGGCCGCCGCTGCGACCGACGCCGACGGCCCGCGACCGCTACCCTCTACGCGTGACTGA
- a CDS encoding glycosyltransferase family 2 protein: protein MTDVLPVVTVTYSPGPHLERFLASLPMATERPVSVLLADNGSVDGTPEAAVERYPNVRLFHTGGNVGYGTAINRAVAQLDQGSEEDRDWVIIANPDVQWGPGSIDALLEAATRWPRAGALGPLIRDPDGSVYPSARHQPSLLRGGMHAVVGPLWKRNPWTAAYRQERQEPSERPVGWLSGSCLLVRRCAFSEIGGFDERYFMYMEDVDLGDRLGRAGWLSVYAPSAEVLHHKGHSTGHDPASHLAAHHRSTYLFLADRHAGWRRAPLRWTLRASLAMRSRLMVRNAVRRKLAEGRR from the coding sequence GTGACTGACGTCCTGCCGGTCGTGACGGTGACCTACTCGCCGGGCCCCCATCTGGAGCGTTTCCTGGCCTCGTTGCCGATGGCCACCGAGCGGCCGGTGAGCGTGCTGCTGGCCGACAACGGCTCGGTCGACGGCACCCCGGAGGCGGCGGTGGAGCGCTACCCGAACGTCCGCCTCTTCCACACCGGCGGCAACGTCGGCTACGGCACCGCGATCAACCGGGCGGTGGCGCAGCTCGACCAGGGTTCGGAAGAGGACCGGGACTGGGTGATCATCGCCAACCCGGACGTGCAGTGGGGACCCGGCAGCATCGACGCCCTGCTGGAGGCCGCCACCCGCTGGCCGCGCGCCGGCGCGCTGGGCCCGCTGATCCGCGATCCCGACGGGTCGGTGTACCCGTCGGCGCGCCACCAGCCCAGCCTGCTTCGCGGCGGCATGCACGCCGTCGTCGGTCCCCTCTGGAAGCGCAATCCCTGGACGGCGGCGTACCGCCAGGAGCGCCAGGAGCCCAGCGAGCGCCCGGTGGGGTGGCTGTCGGGATCCTGCCTTCTGGTGCGGCGTTGCGCGTTCAGTGAGATCGGCGGGTTCGACGAGCGCTACTTCATGTACATGGAGGACGTCGACCTCGGCGACCGGCTCGGCCGGGCCGGCTGGCTGAGCGTCTACGCGCCCTCGGCCGAGGTGCTGCACCACAAGGGTCACTCCACCGGCCACGACCCGGCCAGCCACCTCGCCGCCCACCACCGCAGCACGTATCTCTTCCTGGCCGATCGGCACGCCGGCTGGCGGCGCGCGCCGCTGCGCTGGACGCTGCGCGCGTCGCTGGCCATGCGGTCGCGGCTGATGGTGCGCAACGCGGTACGTCGGAAGCTGGCAGAAGGGCGGCGCTGA
- a CDS encoding TIGR03089 family protein — protein MHQLNTLSGAILGPMLRADPVGPRITYYDDATGERIELSAATLANWAAKTGNLLRDELGAGPGSRVAVLLPAHWQTAAVLFGVWWIGAEAVLGVGPADPAADVALCTVERLDEADEAAPGGEVAVLSLDAFGRPVAGLPVGVTDYATAVRVHGDQIVAEDHPGPALAGRSVDEVLADCESAAAARDLTAKDRVLSSASWSGPGELVDGLLAVLAVGASLVQVANPDPSALQRRMESEKVTRVL, from the coding sequence GTGCATCAACTGAACACGCTGTCCGGCGCCATCCTGGGCCCGATGTTGCGGGCCGACCCCGTCGGTCCGCGCATCACCTATTACGACGACGCGACCGGCGAGCGCATCGAGTTGTCGGCGGCGACGCTGGCCAACTGGGCCGCCAAGACCGGCAACCTGCTGCGCGACGAGTTGGGGGCCGGGCCGGGCAGCCGGGTCGCGGTGCTCCTGCCGGCGCACTGGCAGACGGCGGCGGTGCTGTTCGGTGTGTGGTGGATCGGGGCCGAGGCGGTACTCGGGGTGGGCCCCGCGGACCCCGCCGCGGACGTGGCCCTGTGCACCGTCGAAAGGCTCGACGAGGCGGACGAAGCGGCGCCGGGGGGCGAGGTGGCCGTGCTGTCCCTGGACGCGTTCGGCCGCCCGGTGGCCGGCCTGCCCGTCGGCGTCACCGACTACGCGACGGCGGTGCGGGTGCACGGCGACCAGATCGTCGCCGAAGACCACCCGGGTCCGGCGCTGGCCGGCCGATCGGTCGACGAGGTCCTCGCGGATTGCGAAAGCGCCGCTGCGGCAAGGGATTTGACCGCCAAGGACCGGGTGCTCTCGAGCGCGTCGTGGTCCGGGCCGGGCGAGCTGGTGGACGGCCTGCTAGCGGTCCTGGCCGTGGGCGCGTCGCTGGTGCAGGTGGCCAATCCCGACCCGTCGGCGCTGCAGCGCCGCATGGAGTCCGAGAAGGTCACGCGGGTGCTGTAG